In Kryptolebias marmoratus isolate JLee-2015 linkage group LG20, ASM164957v2, whole genome shotgun sequence, a genomic segment contains:
- the LOC108243858 gene encoding enhancer of polycomb homolog 1 (The sequence of the model RefSeq protein was modified relative to this genomic sequence to represent the inferred CDS: added 33 bases not found in genome assembly): MPTGMEKEEESEHHLQRAISAQQVYGEKRDNMVIPVPEAVSNITYYDSLYPGDFKMPKQLIHIQPFSLDTEQPDYDLDSDDEAFVNKLKKKMEISYLQFEEMIDRLEKGSGQQLVSLPEAKLLLKEDDELIKEVFDYWSRKRKSSKANSLIPTVKQEKRDGSSTSDPYVAFRRRTEKMQTRKNRKNDEASYEKMLKLRRDLSRAVTILEMIKRREKSKRELLHLTLEIFEKRNVMSDFGGEVMAEVLAERALVRPQIIPLVPLTNQYRHQDHMDSKDYKSKPEKMEVPRQKRKYEKKKVLPLSSGAPHHSGPVVFNAKDLNQYDFPSSDDEPFSQLHSGSSEAEEENDPDGAFAFRRKAGCQYYAARQDLLGSWPWCGPWEGGLTEDRFRYSLTTLTVPRRCLGLARRRVGRGGRVLLDRAYTGRDALHGPDPHTADLPLPASPPPPSATSRSPAPDRFASTSETNTSDRSSPSAPPSSPSSTDLSQILLNIKSCRWRHFRPRTLPLHELDNAHPLFRRISRGVKRPLSASAGGQPVGPQRPARVVPAAAAALTADQYQQHQEQLALMHKQQLEQLQQQQHANSTANSAQSLANTLDQASAQFAASALITGDQLQALKTKDELALGGGVNGVLSSGVYKGTPLSSTASPSPAAPAPQTATPTSAMLHPCSTTSNNNGTTHPTNAAAATQVLLGNNNSLRLGISPSKRIHAPRTLSATMSTSALKLAHAATANCQKPKVATASASPLDMVPRENHEQDKPALNSLSENTVAMEVT; encoded by the exons GAGCACCATCTCCAGCGGGCCATCTCGGCGCAGCAGGTCTACGGCGAGAAGCGGGACAACATGGTCATCCCGGTCCCCGAGGCGGTGAGCAACATCACCTACTACGACTCCCTCTACCCCGGGGACTTCAAGATGCCAAAGCAGCTAATTCACATACAGC ctttcagcttGGACACAGAGCAGCCCGACTACGACCTGGACTCGGACGACGAGGCCTTTGTCAACAAGCTGAAAAAGAAGATGGAGATCAGCTACCTTCAGTTTGAGGAGATGATCGACCGGCTGGAGAAAGGCAGCGGACAGCAG CTTGTGAGTCTTCCCGAAGCCaaactgctgctgaaggaggacGACGAGCTCATCAAGGAGGTCTTTGACTACTGGAGCCGCAAGAGGAAAAGCAGCAAAGCCAACTCGCTGATCCCCACCGTGAAGCAGGAGAAGCGGGACGGCTCCAGCACCAGCGACCCCTACGTGGCGTTCCGCCGGCGCACCGAGAAGATGCAGACGAGGAAG AACCGTAAGAACGACGAGGCGTCCTACGAGAAGATGCTGAAGCTCCGCCGGGATCTGAGCCGAGCTGTCACCATCCTGGAGATGATCAAGAGGAGGGAGAAGAGCAAGAGAGAGCTGCTGCACCTCACACTGGAGATCTTTGAGAAGAG GAACGTCATGTCGGACTTCGGAGGAGAAGTGATGGCGGAGGTTCTGGCTGAACGGGCGCTGGTCCGGCCGCAGATCATTCCCCTGGTCCCGCTCACCAATCAGTACCGGCACCAGGACCACATGGACTCCAAAGACTACAAGTCCAAG CCTGAGAAGATGGAGGTTCCACGGCAGAAGAGGAAGTACGAGAAGAAGAAAGTGCTTCCGTTGTCGTCAGGCGCCCCCCACCATTCAGGCCCGGTCGTGTTCAACGCCAAGGACCTGAACCAGTACGACTTCCCCAGCTCGGACGACGAGCCCTTCTCCCAG CTGCACTCGGGCTCTTCggaagcagaggaggagaacgaCCCGGACGGCGCCTTCGCCTTTCGCAGGAAGGCAGGCTGCCAGTACTACGCT GCTCGCCAGGACCTGCTGGGGAGCTGGCCGTGGTGCGGTCCCTGGGAGGGCGGCTTGACAGAAGATCGATTTCGCTACAGTCTCACCACGCTCACTGTGCCACGCCGATGCCTGGGCCTGGCTCGGCGACGCGTGGGCCGAGGCGGCAG GGTGTTGCTGGACCGCGCGTACACGGGCCGTGACGCGCTCCACGGACCGGACCCGCACACTGCGGACCTGCCGCTGCCCGCCTCTCCgcctcctccttcagctactTCGCGCTCGCCGGCCCCCGATCGGTTCGCCAGTACCTCAGAAACAAATACCTCGGACAGAAGTTCCCCCTCGGCTCCCCcgtcctccccctcctccacgGACCTCAGTCAGATACTGTTGAATATAAAGTCGTGCCGATGGCGGCACTTCAGACCACGGACACTACCACTACACGAGCTGGACAACGCCCACCCTCTGTTCAGGAGGATAAGCCGAGGCGTGAAGCGCCCGCTCTCTGCCTCAGCCGGGGGACAGCCGGTTGGACCGCAGCGCCCGGCGAGGGTCGTCCCCGCAGCCGCTGCAG CGCTCACAGCAGATCAGTACCAGCAGCATCAGGAGCAGCTGGCCTTGatgcacaaacagcagctggagcagctccagcagcagcagcacgccAACAGCACTGCCAACAGCGCGCAG AGCCTGGCGAACACGTTGGACCAGGCCAGCGCTCAGTTCGCCGCCTCGGCCCTCATCACCGGCGACCAACTGCAGGCGCTGAAAACCAAGGACGAGCTGGCCCTGGGAGGCGGAGTCAACGGCGTCCTCTCCTCAG GTGTCTACAAGGGCACGCCGCTCTCGAGCACAGCGTCCCCGTCCCCCGCCGCCCCGGCTCCTCAAACCGCGACCCCGACGTCCGCCATGCTCCACCCCTGCTCCACCACCAGTAACAACAACGGCACCACCCACCCCACcaacgccgccgccgccactcAGGTCCTGCTGGGAAACAACAACAGCCTCCGCCTGGGAATCTCCCCCAGCAAGCGCATCCACGCCCCCCGGACGCTGAGCGCCACCATGTCGACATCCGCCTTAAAGCTCGCCCACGCCGCAACCGCCAACTGTCAGAAACCCAAGGTCGCCACGGCCTCGGCGTCTCCGCTGGACATGGTGCCCAG GGAGAATCACGAACAAGACAAGCCCGCACTGAACAGTCTGTCCGAGAACACAGTGGCCATGGAGGTCACGTAG
- the LOC108243829 gene encoding arylsulfatase I isoform X2: MRVVPAALTALTAFLSLDFLSAHRPELDPIGRREGGGTGQKKKKPPPHIIFILIDDQGFNDIGYHNPTIKTPTLDKLAAEGVILENYYVQPICTPSRSQLMTGRYQIHTGLQHSIIRPSQPSCLPSGMDTLPERLREAGYATHLVGKWHLGFYRKACLPTRKGFDTFFGSLTGSVDYYSYGSCDGAALCGYDLHDNESVAWGHEGKYSTMLFTQRARKILESHDPTERPLFLLLSLQAVHTPLQPPKSYIYPYRGMTNVARRKFAAMVSTVDEAVRNVTYALRKYGYYKNSVIIYSTDNGAQPLIGGSNWPLRGRKGTYWEGGVRGVAFVHSPLLKRRRRVSRDLLHITDWFPTLVGLGGGNTSQSRGLDGFDVWATISEGKESPRREILHNINPLHKPVAASMMWDDVETSQPAVKTSKEATNKKLKKKKKKKRKKVLKLKQHKKSTFRLKTVRKPAGKSKEPEPPPKARAQSEHWSRLRHEPKIQSSGSLSSRQKPKTKSKRTTLQNQNLSQSRQTQTKSKPKLKQQLKTKSRQTFVQNHNTSRSRTRPAWSSVWDTSVQAAIRVGDWKLLTGDPGHGDWVPLQILPTLLGHWWHLERSLPAHRNSSHPPKTVWLFNITADPYERRDLAAQRPDVVQQLLARLAYYNRTAVPVYFPPDDPRADPSRHAGAWVPWADEDEEEEKYRGVYKKGKSGKKKKKKKKSCGLCKLKTFFLKLNTGMMSNRI; this comes from the exons ATGCGGGTCGTTCCTGCGGCTCTGACCGCGCTGACGGCGTTCCTCAGCctggacttcctgtcagctcaCCGGCCCGAATTGGACCCGATCGGGCGGCGGGAAGGCGGCGGAACgggacagaagaagaagaagccaccGCCGCACATCATATTCATTCTGATCGACGACCAG GGCTTCAACGACATCGGTTACCACAACCCCACCATCAAGACCCCCACTCTGGACAAGCTGGCGGCGGAGGGCGTCATCCTGGAGAACTACTACGTTCAGCCCATCTGCACGCCGTCACGCAGCCAGCTGATGACCGGCAG GTATCAGATCCACACGGGGCTGCAGCACTCCATCATCAGACCGAGCCAGCCGAGCTGTCTGCCCTCAGGCATGGACACGCTGCCCGAGAGGCTCCGCGAGGCCGGATACGCCACGCACCTGGTGGGCAAGTGGCACCTGGGCTTCTACAG GAAAGCGTGTCTCCCGACCAGGAAAGGTTTTGACACCTTCTTCGGCTCCTTAACAGGAAGTGTGGATTACTACAG CTACGGGTCCTGCGACGGCGCGGCGTTGTGCGGATACGATCTCCACGACAACGAGAGCGTGGCGTGGGGCCACGAAGGGAAATACTCCACCATGCTGTTCACACAGAgggcccgcaaaatcctggagagCCACGACCCGACGGAGAGGCcgctcttcctgctgctgtcccTGCAG GCGGTCCACACTCCCCTGCAGCCTCCCAAGTCCTACATCTACCCGTACCGAGGCATGACCAACGTCGCCAGGAGGAAGTTCGCCGCCATGGTGTCCACGGTGGACGAGGCGGTCCGCAACGTCACCTACGCACTCAGGAAGTACGGCTACTACAAGAACAGCGTCATCATCTACTCCACGGACAACGGCGCCCAGCCGCTGATCGGAGGCAGCAACTGGCCGCTGCGAGGCCGGAAG GGCACGTACTGGGAGGGCGGCGTCCGCGGCGTGGCGTTTGTCCACAGCCCTCTGCTGAAACGAAGGAGACGGGTCTCCAGAGACCTCCTCCACATCACGGACTGGTTCCCCACCCTGGTGGGGCTGGGCGGGGGGAACACCAGCCAG AGCCGGGGCCTGGACGGGTTCGATGTTTGGGCCACCATCAGTGAGGGGAAGGAGTCTCCTCGTCGGGAGATCCTGCACAACATCAACCCTCTGCACAAACCTGTCGCTGCCTCCATGATGTGGGACGACGTGGAAACCAGCCAGCCTGCAG TGAAAACATCAAAAGAAGcgacaaataaaaagctgaagaagaagaagaagaagaagaggaagaaagttCTGAAGCTGAAACAACATAAGAAGTCGACGTTCCGGTTAAAGACCGTCAGGAAACCTGCTGGGAAGTCCAAAGAACCGGAACCTCCTCCCAAAGCCAGAGCTCAGTCTGAGCACTGGTCCCGCCTCCGTCACGAGCCCAAGATCCAGTCCAGTGGTTCTTTATCGTCCCGCCAGAAACCCAAGACCAAATCCAAGCGGACCaccctccagaaccagaacctgtctCAGTCGAGACAAACTCAGACAAAATCCAAGCCGAAGCTCAAACAGCAGTTAAAGACGAAGTCCCGGCAGACGTTCGTCCAGAACCACAACACGTCCCGGTCCAGAACACGGCCCGCCTGGTCTTCGGTGTGGGACACGTCGGTTCAGGCGGCCATCCGGGTCGGAGACTGGAAGCTGCTGACCGGAGACCCAGGACACGGAGACTGGGTCCCCCTGCAG ATCCTTCCCACCCTCCTGGGTCACTGGTGGCACCTGGAGCGCTCCCTGCCGGCTCACAGGAACTCCTCCCACCCGCCAAAAACCGTGTGGCTCTTCAACATCACCGCCGACCCGTACGAGAGGCGCGACCTGGCGGCGCAGCGGCCAGATGTGGTCCAGCAGCTGCTGGCCCGCCTCGCCTACTACAACCGGACGGCCGTGCCGGTTTACTTCCCGCCGGACGACCCGCGGGCCGACCCGAGCCGGCACGCGGGGGCCTGGGTCCCCTGGGCCgacgaagacgaggaggaggagaaataCCGAGGGGTTTATAAGAAAGGAAAGAgcgggaagaagaagaagaagaagaagaagagctgcgGGCTGTGCAAACTGAAAACCTTCTTCCTCAAACTGAACACGGGGATGATGTCCAACCGGATCTGA
- the LOC108243829 gene encoding arylsulfatase I isoform X1 — protein sequence MRVVPAALTALTAFLSLDFLSAHRPELDPIGRREGGGTGQKKKKPPPHIIFILIDDQGFNDIGYHNPTIKTPTLDKLAAEGVILENYYVQPICTPSRSQLMTGRYQIHTGLQHSIIRPSQPSCLPSGMDTLPERLREAGYATHLVGKWHLGFYRKACLPTRKGFDTFFGSLTGSVDYYSYGSCDGAALCGYDLHDNESVAWGHEGKYSTMLFTQRARKILESHDPTERPLFLLLSLQAVHTPLQPPKSYIYPYRGMTNVARRKFAAMVSTVDEAVRNVTYALRKYGYYKNSVIIYSTDNGAQPLIGGSNWPLRGRKGTYWEGGVRGVAFVHSPLLKRRRRVSRDLLHITDWFPTLVGLGGGNTSQVDSGVFSLSLVVQSRGLDGFDVWATISEGKESPRREILHNINPLHKPVAASMMWDDVETSQPAVKTSKEATNKKLKKKKKKKRKKVLKLKQHKKSTFRLKTVRKPAGKSKEPEPPPKARAQSEHWSRLRHEPKIQSSGSLSSRQKPKTKSKRTTLQNQNLSQSRQTQTKSKPKLKQQLKTKSRQTFVQNHNTSRSRTRPAWSSVWDTSVQAAIRVGDWKLLTGDPGHGDWVPLQILPTLLGHWWHLERSLPAHRNSSHPPKTVWLFNITADPYERRDLAAQRPDVVQQLLARLAYYNRTAVPVYFPPDDPRADPSRHAGAWVPWADEDEEEEKYRGVYKKGKSGKKKKKKKKSCGLCKLKTFFLKLNTGMMSNRI from the exons ATGCGGGTCGTTCCTGCGGCTCTGACCGCGCTGACGGCGTTCCTCAGCctggacttcctgtcagctcaCCGGCCCGAATTGGACCCGATCGGGCGGCGGGAAGGCGGCGGAACgggacagaagaagaagaagccaccGCCGCACATCATATTCATTCTGATCGACGACCAG GGCTTCAACGACATCGGTTACCACAACCCCACCATCAAGACCCCCACTCTGGACAAGCTGGCGGCGGAGGGCGTCATCCTGGAGAACTACTACGTTCAGCCCATCTGCACGCCGTCACGCAGCCAGCTGATGACCGGCAG GTATCAGATCCACACGGGGCTGCAGCACTCCATCATCAGACCGAGCCAGCCGAGCTGTCTGCCCTCAGGCATGGACACGCTGCCCGAGAGGCTCCGCGAGGCCGGATACGCCACGCACCTGGTGGGCAAGTGGCACCTGGGCTTCTACAG GAAAGCGTGTCTCCCGACCAGGAAAGGTTTTGACACCTTCTTCGGCTCCTTAACAGGAAGTGTGGATTACTACAG CTACGGGTCCTGCGACGGCGCGGCGTTGTGCGGATACGATCTCCACGACAACGAGAGCGTGGCGTGGGGCCACGAAGGGAAATACTCCACCATGCTGTTCACACAGAgggcccgcaaaatcctggagagCCACGACCCGACGGAGAGGCcgctcttcctgctgctgtcccTGCAG GCGGTCCACACTCCCCTGCAGCCTCCCAAGTCCTACATCTACCCGTACCGAGGCATGACCAACGTCGCCAGGAGGAAGTTCGCCGCCATGGTGTCCACGGTGGACGAGGCGGTCCGCAACGTCACCTACGCACTCAGGAAGTACGGCTACTACAAGAACAGCGTCATCATCTACTCCACGGACAACGGCGCCCAGCCGCTGATCGGAGGCAGCAACTGGCCGCTGCGAGGCCGGAAG GGCACGTACTGGGAGGGCGGCGTCCGCGGCGTGGCGTTTGTCCACAGCCCTCTGCTGAAACGAAGGAGACGGGTCTCCAGAGACCTCCTCCACATCACGGACTGGTTCCCCACCCTGGTGGGGCTGGGCGGGGGGAACACCAGCCAG GTAGATTCAGGAGTATTTTCCCTTTCGTTGGTGGTTCAGAGCCGGGGCCTGGACGGGTTCGATGTTTGGGCCACCATCAGTGAGGGGAAGGAGTCTCCTCGTCGGGAGATCCTGCACAACATCAACCCTCTGCACAAACCTGTCGCTGCCTCCATGATGTGGGACGACGTGGAAACCAGCCAGCCTGCAG TGAAAACATCAAAAGAAGcgacaaataaaaagctgaagaagaagaagaagaagaagaggaagaaagttCTGAAGCTGAAACAACATAAGAAGTCGACGTTCCGGTTAAAGACCGTCAGGAAACCTGCTGGGAAGTCCAAAGAACCGGAACCTCCTCCCAAAGCCAGAGCTCAGTCTGAGCACTGGTCCCGCCTCCGTCACGAGCCCAAGATCCAGTCCAGTGGTTCTTTATCGTCCCGCCAGAAACCCAAGACCAAATCCAAGCGGACCaccctccagaaccagaacctgtctCAGTCGAGACAAACTCAGACAAAATCCAAGCCGAAGCTCAAACAGCAGTTAAAGACGAAGTCCCGGCAGACGTTCGTCCAGAACCACAACACGTCCCGGTCCAGAACACGGCCCGCCTGGTCTTCGGTGTGGGACACGTCGGTTCAGGCGGCCATCCGGGTCGGAGACTGGAAGCTGCTGACCGGAGACCCAGGACACGGAGACTGGGTCCCCCTGCAG ATCCTTCCCACCCTCCTGGGTCACTGGTGGCACCTGGAGCGCTCCCTGCCGGCTCACAGGAACTCCTCCCACCCGCCAAAAACCGTGTGGCTCTTCAACATCACCGCCGACCCGTACGAGAGGCGCGACCTGGCGGCGCAGCGGCCAGATGTGGTCCAGCAGCTGCTGGCCCGCCTCGCCTACTACAACCGGACGGCCGTGCCGGTTTACTTCCCGCCGGACGACCCGCGGGCCGACCCGAGCCGGCACGCGGGGGCCTGGGTCCCCTGGGCCgacgaagacgaggaggaggagaaataCCGAGGGGTTTATAAGAAAGGAAAGAgcgggaagaagaagaagaagaagaagaagagctgcgGGCTGTGCAAACTGAAAACCTTCTTCCTCAAACTGAACACGGGGATGATGTCCAACCGGATCTGA